From a single Sus scrofa isolate TJ Tabasco breed Duroc chromosome 13, Sscrofa11.1, whole genome shotgun sequence genomic region:
- the LOC100739719 gene encoding tetraspanin-6 codes for MASPSRRLQTKPVITCFKSVLLIYTFIFWITGVILLAVGIWGKVSLENYFSLLNEKATNVPFVLIGTGTVIILLGTFGCFATCRASAWMLKLYAMFLTLIFLVELVAAIVGFVFRHEIKNSFKNNYEKALKQYNATGDYRSDAVDKIQNTLHCCGVTDYRDWKDTNYYSEKGFPKSCCKLEGCSPQRDADKVNNEGCFIKVMTIIESEMGVVAGISFGVACFQLIGIFLAYCLSRAITNNQYEIV; via the coding sequence ATGGCGTCCCCGTCTCGGAGGCTGCAGACCAAACCGGTGATCACTTGTTTCAAGAGCGTCCTCTTGATCTACACATTCATCTTCTGGATCACCGGTGTAATCCTTCTTGCCGTTGGCATTTGGGGCAAGGTGAGCCTAgagaattatttttcccttttaaatgagAAGGCCACCAATGTCCCCTTCGTGCTCATTGGCACCGGCACTGTCATCATTCTATTGGGCACCTTCGGTTGTTTTGCTACCTGCCGAGCTTCTGCATGGATGCTAAAACTGTATGCAATGTTTCTGACTCTTATTTTTTTGGTCGAACTGGTCGCTGCCATCGTAGGATTTGTTTTCAGACATGAGATTAAGAACAGCTTTAAGAATAATTATGAGAAAGCGTTAAAACAATATAATGCTACGGGAGATTATAGAAGCGATGCAGTAGACAAGATCCAAAATACATTGCATTGTTGTGGTGTCACCGACTATAGAGATTGGAAGGATACTAATTATTATTCAGAGAAAGGATTTCCCAAGAGCTGCTGTAAACTTGAAGGTTGTTCTCCTCAGAGAGATGCAGATAAAGTAAACAATGAAGGTTGTTTTATAAAAGTGATGACCATTATAGAGTCAGAAATGGGCGTTGTTGCGGGAATTTCCTTTGGAGTTGCTTGCTTCCAGCTGATCGGAATCTTTCTAGCCTACTGCCTCTCTCGTGCCATAACAAATAACCAGTATGAGATAGTGTAA